Genomic DNA from Coffea arabica cultivar ET-39 chromosome 7e, Coffea Arabica ET-39 HiFi, whole genome shotgun sequence:
GGCGCTCTTATCCCAGGCATATCCACTGTAGCTCATCAGcccaaaagaaggaagaaatggagcaaaattactttaaaaaaaaaataaaaggaataaaataagcAATGCCATGAACACTTAAAAAAGAGTTCATTACTTAAGCCAGTCCAGATAATGTCGCATACAATGGGAACCAAcataaaagggaaaggaaaaagaaaaatagtagCACTAACAATAAAAGCTATTACAAAGCCCAAACCCTAATTCAATTAAGGCAATTTGATCACACAACTTAAAACAAAATCCAATAGCAATAAcgaattgaaaaaacaaaaaactagaAGGTAAACGAGCGAAACCTGTTGAATTGTGAATTAGGGTTTCGAACATTTTTACTTTTTCTGTTCCCTTTTTCTCCTCTGTTTCGGTGAAATGATAAAGAGAGCAGGCTGTAGCTTCTTCCTCCAATAGTAATCGGACCGTAATTTTGCACCTTACGCCAAGTCAGTATTTTGTCTGTATTTGCAATCTCTATATTGTATAAGCTCCCCCCCGTCCAAATGTCgttttgtctctctctctctctctctcttctctctcacgCACCCtgtgaagaagaaaaggagagaacaAAAGGAGGGTTTTACAGAAGAAACACGGACGGATTTGGGTAgccaataaaataattttatcgtAAATTGAAGAAAACAACCCTCATGTGTTGCTAAAATCTAGACATATTCATCATTCGAAATTTTGTCGCAGCCAAAAGGGCTGATTAATGCCGGTGGCAGTTCCGCAAGCGTTTGAATAGCTGTAGTAGTTTTAGTGTAATTATGGATTGGCCCAAAAAGTAGTCTGGGAAGGCCAGCGGAACCCAAAAGCATGGTGACCGTACTTGgatttatatatttaaaaaaaaaaattactcaacCAAGACCTCTATTCTACGCCTCACCTGCGGCTGTCAATTACTACTGGTCATAACAGATCTTTAACTTGGGCTGGGATTGGAGTTGCGGGGCCGCGGGGGTAGTCTATAGCAAGCCCATATGTCTTCTTAACATAATTACACTGAACACGCTCTCTGTGTTCGAGcccaaaaaaaagtttttgggaaattttgaaaaggaaaaagtaggAAGGCTGAAAATTTATGAGCAGAGTAAGTATtggaacatttataaatgaGGTATGGGCTGCTGTTCATaacttaaaatgaataataaacTTACCATTAAGATTAAATTACCCTCGTAATTATATGCACTGCATTGAATAGAAATGTgcgcttttttctttttttttttttttaaaaaagttcaCTTTTAGGGTTAGAAATGTGCATGTTGGCAATTGCACGTACACATCCAAAATCTCCACATTTAAAATCGATACATGTGTACATATATACGTTCAAATGTGCAAATATGATGCATGTGCATGTACAAGTATTAATATGTGCGCAAAAGAATAAAATCGTAATTTTATCTAGAACAAAAAATGttttttataatttacaaaCAATAACCCATACTTCATTTGCAAATTTCCTAAAACTTACATCATAGTTATGAATTTCCACTCTCCTAAATAatatcctatccaaacacacacaTTAATATTTCAAGCGTCTCCTCTAATTTCTTACGTATACGTTGAATTTGACCAATGCGTACCGTGTCTTGACCGACTGAAATTAGGAACTTAATACACATGTAACCCAACTAATGAAAGACGTGACTTGCtggaaaatttgaagaaatataGCAGCAGTCTATTTCTATTTTGCACTGGGGATGAAAACAAcgtaaaattttcatttttaagtttTCGATCTCTTTTTAACATCCTAGGAATACAAAGAAAACCGACAAAAGGGTCATACTTAAGCAAATTTAAGACAAGGTCCTTGCAATTACAGCAGACAACAACAGTAGCATATTTGTTATTGACAACATAATCAAGATATTTCAATGTTTTTTATCagtcaccctttttttttttaataatagggtcagtcCTTACGCGCAAAACAAAACGTTCATAAAAGTGCAGCATTATTCAAACAATTAAAACTGCAAACATGTGGTTAATTTCTTTCACCTGTATTTCATGAGATAATCTTTATAGACATTATGGAAATCTTCTTCGAAGTTATTTCTGAAAACAACATCataaatgtttaaaaaaaaaaaaaaaaaaaaaaaacgaaaaggTGAGAAGTTCATTTTGCTGCCTAAACgccttgacaaatcaaattgaCTCGATGAATGCCTTCAGTGTCTGCTTTACAGAGTGCACACTGAATATCACCAACGCCAATAACGCCACGGGGCAAAGAAAGGAAAGGATATGACGCCGCCGATTCATGCGCCACAAGCAAAGAGGCAAGAATAACAGTCTAAGAGATGCACAGCCATCATTAGTACCCAAAAATTATGAAACAGTAACCAAAAGTGCCCCCCCGAGATCCAAACAGATATTTCTTTCAGCAAATGGCTGCCCCAACAACCTTCTGTACATGAACACACATCAGAAAAAGATGAGTTACCGACCAAACCAGCCTCGTGGAGGCTGGACTTCCCCATCATTCATTAATTTATCTAACACCACATTAAGATCAACGGATTGCCCATTCTCTGTCAATTTCCGGACTGTTGCTCGCACCTGATCTCTCGGAAATCCCATATTTGTCACCTTGTCAACCACATCATCAACGGGAACCCTGTTTCCAGAACCTGAAGAACCAGAGCCACCACTGACCCCAGAGGCAGTTGGTATTGCTTGAGGTAAAATCCGTGCGGTAGGAAGCTGTGGATAACCACTTCCACCACCATGGCCAATGACAGGAGAGGAAAGCTGCTGAGATTTCGCAGGTGATCCACTGCCATACTGGGATGATGAACCGCCATACAAATATTGTTCCCCAGAAACAGAGGCTGGGCCGTATGTCCCAGAAAATCCTGGACCAGGCCGGCTAGATGGCGGCTCATACATGTGCGGGGGAGCTCCATAGAACTGCTGGTGGGGAGGAGCTGCGCTAGGTGGAAGGGAAGGAGTTTGGCGGTTAGCTGGAGAATAACTTTGAGATGGTACATAAGGTGGTTCTTCAGGATGATGGGCTAATGCAGGTTGGTGTTGGGGGGGATTAGCAGCTTGGAGAGAGTTGTGTGGTTGAGGAGGTGCAGGAGGCTGAGAATACTGAAGTTGAGGGAGGGCTTGGTACTGTTGCTGCAGCTGAGGTGGCGAAGAAGCCTGCAGCTGCTGTGGTGGAGGCAATTGATATTGCTGGCCCAAGTTCTCTGATGTTTGACCAGCtggtggcggtggtggtggAAAATAAGGCTCCTGCTGAGGAACAGAAGGAAGTTGATTATGAGAGAACTGGCTTGGCAGCTGGACTTGAGGTGGTAGATTTTGTTGCGAGGCCGGTGGAGGAGCATTAGGAGGGACAACTGACGGTGTTTGAGCAACAGGAGGAAGGTGCTGGTGAGATTGTTGACTAACAGATAATGCAGGTTGTGAAGAATCCAAATGACTGGTGCCCTGTGTATCCACATGCTGCTCAGCCTTTGAAACTTGCAGCTTTGCAAGATGCAGCTGAGCATCCAAATTTTCTTGCTTATCCCTTATAAACTGTACACCATTTTGCACCTGTACCCATTTTTTGATGCAGTCaacacaaacaacaaaaaacagagagagagagagataataGGAGGAGGAGAAGCATAAACATTACGCATGACAATTTAAATCTGACAAAATTAGATATTCATTTCAAGTCAAGAAACAACCTAGGAGCCTGATTGCAAGATGAGAAAAACAATAAGACGTACCAATCCAGACAAGCTTTGTTCATTTTCCAAGCCATTATGGGAAGACAAAAGGAAAACTCAGGAACAATCTCATGAAGGGAAAAAACAGTGCAGGTACTGCATCTACAAGCATAATTGTGAAGTGCCTGTGCTAAAGAGACCTTAAATGGCATAGATGAAATCAGTCTCTAGTGCAGAGATGCTGATTATTTGGACCAATATATTTGTCTAGCTCAACACTTAAGACTGAGCTTAAAAGGCAACTATCTTGCTCTAACTGTTTACCACTAACACTCTGTTGCACTTTTGCAAGggaataaaaattttcaataataCAGGTGTGGGTTAACTCAGACAATCTGTACAAgtttggatttaaaaaaaaaaaaaagggtctagGCTTAAGTAGCCAATAGCAGTAGAtctcaaataattattttagcCAACCTTTTGACCTTAATAACTTGCAATGGCTGGAGAAGGTGAGGAGATAAGATCAACGTGGCCATGCACCAGAAAATAATGCACAATATAAACATTACAACCCCGGAAAGGTGCATTTCTATTAAAAACAAAACCCTCGCATGCATAAACTTCTCAAAAATGAGTGGCAAGTAAAATATTACCATCCCATCAACAACCTCCTAAAATCTATGCAGTAAATCTGGAATAGTTTAATTAATCAAATGGAAAAACAAATTGTCAGTGAACTGAAAATGCTCTGAAACAGACGGGTAAAGAGAGAAATGGAGATACCTCTCTAAGAATATTTTCCAACTGTCTCATTCTCCCATCAGAGCTCCCATGATTAGTTCCGACAGAGACCTTCAATTCATCCAAAGAATTTTCAAGGTGACGGGTCCTGGACTCCAACTGTGTTAATCGTGCACTAACACTGTCCAATCCATTCATCAGATTATCGGCATACTTCTTCATGGTACGATCAATCTCAGACACCAACTTGGGGTCAACAACATTTTGATCCTTCTCCAAAATGACTCTTCCAGGTTCGAAGGAGTCAAAAGAACTGTAAGTCTGTTTAGAAAATCAAGTTCCatcaaaaacaaaattgaaaaaaaaatgtagaggAACCTATCCACTAGCTAATATCAAGTCCCGCTCCAATCAACACAAAACCTTTCTGTTTTTGGAGGTAAAAAGATAcctcctttcttcttcctcctaacTTGTCCTCTAGGCGTTCTTATACCACAGGTATACTTCATGCACAAATAAGTTAGTCTTAtataatttggatttaaaaTGTCCCTTCAGTGATTTATTAATATCAAAAAACCAACCCCGTTATCAATCAATGTCCACTCTCTTTCTCCCTCAGGCCTGATTCTGATCTAATCTTCGATGTTTCTCGGAACTATTATTAAATCTTAATGGTATATACTTTGTACAATTTCATACCCACCGAGGGCCTTTCCAGTTGCAACCTTTTGATAACCATACACCGCACAGCATCACCATATATGTTAATTGTAGACATT
This window encodes:
- the LOC113723036 gene encoding uncharacterized protein, translating into MNTSQFMDKQIMDLSNSQSLNSHNDFIDLINPREDHRIGNSDKKEEILPSYDFQPLRPIGTEIDSGNLDAPPRAWNSADNKTHTGGIRTYSSFDSFEPGRVILEKDQNVVDPKLVSEIDRTMKKYADNLMNGLDSVSARLTQLESRTRHLENSLDELKVSVGTNHGSSDGRMRQLENILREVQNGVQFIRDKQENLDAQLHLAKLQVSKAEQHVDTQGTSHLDSSQPALSVSQQSHQHLPPVAQTPSVVPPNAPPPASQQNLPPQVQLPSQFSHNQLPSVPQQEPYFPPPPPPAGQTSENLGQQYQLPPPQQLQASSPPQLQQQYQALPQLQYSQPPAPPQPHNSLQAANPPQHQPALAHHPEEPPYVPSQSYSPANRQTPSLPPSAAPPHQQFYGAPPHMYEPPSSRPGPGFSGTYGPASVSGEQYLYGGSSSQYGSGSPAKSQQLSSPVIGHGGGSGYPQLPTARILPQAIPTASGVSGGSGSSGSGNRVPVDDVVDKVTNMGFPRDQVRATVRKLTENGQSVDLNVVLDKLMNDGEVQPPRGWFGR